Proteins encoded within one genomic window of Bradyrhizobium sp. 186:
- a CDS encoding PleD family two-component system response regulator, translated as MSARILVVDDVPANVKLLEARLSAEYFDVMTASNGTEALAICARAECDIILLDVMMPDIDGFEVCRRLKTDPATHHIPVVMVTALDSPADRNRGLEAGADDFLTKPVSDVVLIARVRSLTRLKMMTDELRMRAITSLEIGMQAPERTAVADTGKGGRILLVDDRQSSYERLSALLAAEHTVDVEPNPTEALFHAAEGNYDLLIVSLDLNNFDGLRLCSQARSLERTRHVPILAIAEAENSTRLLRGLEIGVNDYLLRPIDKNELLARARTQIRRRRYTDHLRDNVQNSIEMAITDALTGLHNRRYMESHLATLAEQASTRGKPLALMILDIDYFKSINDNYGHDAGDDVLREFAVRVRKSIRGIDLACRYGGEEFVIVMPETDLHVAGMVAERLRRSIAGEPFAVHKGTKRIEVTISIGLTTLEQKGEPVADVLKRADTALYRAKHDGRNRVVSQAA; from the coding sequence GTGTCCGCGCGTATCCTGGTTGTCGATGACGTCCCTGCCAACGTCAAACTGCTCGAAGCCCGTCTCTCCGCCGAATATTTCGACGTGATGACCGCGTCGAACGGCACCGAGGCGCTCGCAATCTGCGCCCGCGCCGAATGCGACATCATCCTGCTCGACGTCATGATGCCGGACATCGATGGTTTCGAGGTCTGCCGCCGCCTGAAGACCGATCCCGCGACCCACCACATCCCCGTCGTGATGGTGACGGCGCTCGACAGCCCCGCCGACCGCAATCGCGGGCTGGAGGCCGGCGCCGACGATTTCCTGACCAAACCCGTCTCCGACGTCGTGCTGATTGCGCGGGTGCGCTCGCTGACGCGGCTGAAGATGATGACGGACGAGTTGCGCATGCGCGCCATCACCTCGCTCGAGATCGGCATGCAGGCGCCCGAGCGCACCGCGGTGGCCGACACCGGCAAGGGCGGGCGCATCCTGTTGGTCGACGACCGCCAGTCGTCCTATGAGCGGCTGTCGGCACTGCTCGCCGCCGAACACACCGTCGATGTCGAGCCCAACCCGACGGAGGCACTGTTCCACGCGGCCGAAGGCAATTACGACCTGCTGATCGTCTCGCTCGACCTCAACAATTTCGACGGCCTGCGGCTGTGCAGCCAGGCGCGCTCGCTGGAGCGCACGCGGCACGTGCCGATCCTCGCGATCGCGGAAGCCGAGAACAGCACAAGGCTGCTCCGCGGGCTCGAGATCGGCGTCAACGATTATCTGCTGCGTCCGATCGACAAGAACGAGCTTTTGGCGCGCGCACGCACGCAGATCCGCCGCCGCCGCTACACCGATCATCTGCGCGACAACGTGCAGAACTCGATCGAGATGGCGATCACCGACGCGCTCACCGGCCTGCATAACCGCCGCTACATGGAGAGCCATCTGGCGACGCTCGCCGAGCAGGCATCGACTCGCGGCAAGCCGCTGGCGCTGATGATCCTGGACATCGATTATTTCAAGTCGATCAACGACAATTACGGCCATGACGCCGGCGACGACGTGTTGCGCGAATTCGCCGTGCGCGTGCGCAAGTCGATCCGTGGCATCGATCTCGCCTGCCGCTACGGCGGCGAGGAGTTCGTCATCGTGATGCCGGAGACCGACCTCCACGTCGCCGGCATGGTCGCCGAGCGCCTGCGCCGCTCGATCGCGGGCGAGCCCTTTGCCGTCCACAAGGGCACCAAGCGGATCGAGGTCACGATCTCGATCGGCCTGACCACGCTGGAGCAGAAGGGCGAGCCCGTTGCCGACGTCCTCAAGCGCGCCGACACCGCGCTGTATCGCGCCAAGCACGACGGGCGCAATCGCGTGGTGTCGCAGGCGGCGTGA
- a CDS encoding response regulator: MAKTVLIVEDNELNMKLFRDLLEAHGYQTTGTSNGYEALDLVRKMRPDLVLMDIQLPQVSGLEVTRWIKDDPELRAIPIVAVTAFAMKGDEERIREGGCEAYLSKPISVGKFIETVRRFIG; encoded by the coding sequence ATGGCTAAGACCGTCCTGATCGTGGAAGACAACGAGCTCAACATGAAGCTCTTCCGCGACCTGTTGGAGGCGCACGGCTACCAGACCACGGGCACCAGCAACGGCTACGAGGCACTCGACCTCGTGCGCAAGATGCGGCCCGATCTCGTGCTGATGGATATTCAATTGCCGCAGGTCTCCGGCCTGGAGGTGACGCGCTGGATCAAGGACGATCCGGAGCTGCGCGCCATTCCCATCGTCGCGGTCACGGCCTTCGCGATGAAGGGCGATGAAGAGCGCATCCGCGAAGGCGGCTGCGAAGCCTATTTGTCCAAGCCGATCTCGGTCGGCAAGTTCATCGAGACGGTCCGGCGTTTCATCGGGTAG
- a CDS encoding DUF3572 domain-containing protein → MKKPVHNPREVAEIVAIQALSFVAGEPERLGLFLAETGVGPETLRNAASDPNFLVSVLDFVLRDDATVKAFASASELHPTNVAAARQVLGDALGDRTWERDVP, encoded by the coding sequence TTGAAAAAGCCTGTTCACAACCCCCGCGAAGTCGCTGAAATCGTTGCGATTCAGGCGCTCTCTTTCGTCGCAGGCGAACCCGAGCGGCTGGGCCTGTTCCTGGCCGAGACAGGTGTCGGTCCGGAGACGCTGCGGAATGCCGCCTCCGACCCCAATTTTCTCGTCAGCGTGCTCGATTTCGTGTTGCGCGATGACGCGACCGTGAAGGCCTTCGCCAGTGCCTCGGAACTGCATCCGACCAATGTTGCCGCAGCGCGGCAGGTGCTGGGCGACGCGCTCGGCGACCGGACCTGGGAGCGCGACGTGCCGTGA
- a CDS encoding DNA polymerase IV codes for MNAPDPAGPRCFCRDCLADLDVGVRRCSACGSPRLIRHRALSALTIAHIDCDAFYATVEKRDNPDIADKPVIIGGGKRGVVSAACYIARTYGVRSAMPMYRALEACPHAVVIPPDMAKYVRVGREVRQAMQALSPLVEPLSIDEAFLDLSGTERAHGMIPAKVLARFARDVERDIGISVSVGLSCNKFLAKIASDLDKPRGFAALDQEEARAMLAEKPVGFIFGVGPATQERLTQRGFRIIADLQKADEIEMMRQFPSDGRRLWRLARGIDDRRVEPDRGAKTISSETTFETDIRDFATLERILWRLCEKTSSRLKSSELAGSTVTLKLKTADFRQRTRSQSIAAPTQLAAKIFAICREMLAKEIDGTAFRLMGAGVSALRTGSADDDTDMLDRRAAHAERAIDGLRKKFGSAAVIRGIAYEGPEKAQE; via the coding sequence GTGAACGCTCCCGATCCGGCCGGGCCCCGCTGCTTCTGCCGGGATTGTCTGGCCGATCTGGATGTGGGCGTACGGCGCTGTTCTGCCTGCGGTTCCCCTCGCCTCATCCGCCACCGCGCGCTGTCGGCGCTGACCATCGCCCATATTGATTGCGACGCCTTCTATGCGACGGTGGAAAAGCGCGACAATCCTGACATCGCCGACAAGCCCGTCATCATCGGCGGGGGCAAGCGCGGCGTGGTGTCAGCCGCCTGCTACATCGCGCGCACCTATGGCGTGCGCTCGGCGATGCCGATGTATAGGGCGTTGGAAGCCTGCCCGCATGCGGTCGTGATCCCGCCGGACATGGCGAAATATGTCCGGGTCGGCCGCGAGGTGCGCCAGGCCATGCAGGCGCTGTCGCCGCTGGTCGAGCCACTCTCGATCGACGAGGCTTTTCTCGATCTCTCCGGCACCGAACGGGCTCACGGCATGATCCCGGCAAAAGTGCTGGCCCGCTTTGCCCGCGACGTCGAGCGCGATATCGGCATCAGCGTCTCGGTCGGGCTGTCCTGCAACAAGTTCCTGGCGAAGATCGCCTCCGACCTCGACAAGCCGCGCGGCTTTGCCGCGCTCGATCAGGAGGAAGCGCGCGCGATGCTGGCGGAGAAGCCGGTCGGCTTCATTTTTGGCGTGGGGCCGGCGACCCAGGAGCGGCTGACGCAGCGTGGCTTCCGCATCATCGCCGATCTCCAGAAGGCCGATGAGATCGAGATGATGCGGCAGTTTCCGAGCGACGGCCGCAGGCTTTGGCGGCTCGCCCGCGGCATCGACGACCGCCGCGTCGAACCCGACCGCGGCGCCAAGACGATTTCCAGCGAAACCACCTTCGAGACCGACATCCGCGATTTCGCGACGCTGGAGCGGATTTTGTGGCGTCTGTGCGAGAAGACGTCGTCGCGGCTGAAGAGCAGCGAGCTTGCGGGCTCGACCGTCACGCTGAAGCTGAAGACCGCCGATTTCCGCCAACGCACGCGCTCGCAATCGATCGCGGCGCCCACGCAACTCGCCGCAAAAATCTTCGCGATCTGCCGCGAGATGCTGGCCAAGGAAATCGACGGCACCGCCTTCCGCCTGATGGGCGCCGGCGTCAGCGCACTGCGCACCGGCTCGGCCGACGACGACACCGACATGCTCGACCGCCGCGCCGCCCACGCCGAGCGCGCGATAGACGGCTTGCGCAAAAAATTCGGAAGCGCCGCGGTGATCCGAGGCATTGCCTATGAGGGGCCGGAGAAAGCGCAGGAGTGA
- a CDS encoding RidA family protein codes for MPKLDHLRPSGLHHNPAYSHVVTASGARTIYISGQVSVDEEGRIVGEGDLAAQTTQVMQNLGLALKAAGASYANIVKITTFVVNYKPELRPVIGKARSVFFEGMEPPASTLVGVSALAAPEWLIEIEAVAIAD; via the coding sequence ATGCCCAAGCTCGATCATCTCCGCCCCAGTGGCCTGCATCACAATCCGGCCTATTCCCACGTCGTCACCGCCTCCGGCGCGCGCACCATCTACATCTCGGGCCAGGTGTCTGTCGACGAGGAGGGGCGGATCGTCGGCGAAGGCGATCTCGCCGCGCAGACCACGCAGGTGATGCAGAATCTCGGCCTGGCGCTGAAGGCGGCTGGCGCGAGCTACGCCAACATCGTGAAGATCACGACCTTCGTGGTGAACTACAAGCCGGAGCTGCGCCCCGTCATCGGCAAGGCCCGCTCCGTCTTCTTCGAAGGCATGGAGCCGCCCGCCAGCACCCTCGTCGGCGTCTCCGCGCTCGCGGCGCCGGAATGGCTGATCGAGATCGAGGCGGTAGCGATCGCGGATTGA
- a CDS encoding cell envelope integrity EipB family protein produces MVHLFRTSLGVMALAAAAFGAGGGAYAASGPFLAHQALYDLSLVKSRSNSVNSARGRILYNFAGSSCEGYTSEFRQVSELDSGEGKVTLSDLRSNSWEDAAGKSYRFKIETRMNEADAGRVDGSAERDGDHINVKLKLPAPKAFTLDGKIVFPTEQIQRIIAAAKDGKSLLELSVYDGSDDGQKVYNTLTVIGQPIPADRTASPDPSTSDEHMKSLKRWPVTVSYFDREAQQKEGEQTPVYAMAFELYENGVSRQLVLDYNDFVISGAMGKFDAKDSKPCN; encoded by the coding sequence ATGGTGCACCTTTTCCGGACTTCGCTCGGTGTGATGGCGCTCGCGGCGGCCGCTTTCGGCGCAGGCGGCGGGGCTTACGCAGCCAGTGGTCCGTTCCTCGCGCACCAGGCGCTCTACGATTTGAGCCTCGTGAAATCGCGCTCGAACTCGGTCAACAGCGCGCGCGGCCGTATCCTGTACAATTTCGCCGGCAGCTCTTGCGAGGGCTACACGTCCGAATTCCGCCAGGTCTCCGAGCTCGACAGCGGCGAGGGCAAGGTCACGCTCAGCGACCTCCGCTCCAATTCCTGGGAAGACGCGGCCGGAAAGAGCTACCGCTTCAAGATCGAGACGCGAATGAACGAAGCCGACGCCGGCCGGGTCGACGGCTCGGCGGAGCGCGACGGCGACCACATCAACGTCAAGCTGAAGCTGCCGGCGCCGAAGGCCTTCACCCTCGACGGCAAGATCGTATTCCCGACTGAGCAGATCCAGCGCATCATCGCCGCTGCCAAGGACGGCAAGTCGCTTCTGGAGCTGTCCGTCTATGACGGCTCCGACGACGGCCAGAAGGTCTACAACACGCTGACCGTGATCGGCCAGCCGATCCCCGCCGACCGTACCGCCTCGCCGGATCCGTCAACGTCGGACGAGCATATGAAATCGCTCAAGCGCTGGCCGGTCACCGTCAGCTATTTCGACCGCGAAGCGCAGCAGAAAGAGGGCGAGCAGACGCCGGTCTATGCGATGGCCTTCGAGCTCTATGAAAACGGCGTCTCCCGCCAGCTCGTGCTCGACTACAACGATTTCGTCATCTCCGGCGCGATGGGCAAGTTCGACGCGAAGGACAGCAAGCCCTGTAATTGA
- a CDS encoding RidA family protein: protein MAGTVEQKLAEQGIKLHEAPTPVANYVPFVRTGNLLFVSGQVCFDPAGKLIAKGKLGADVSIEQGAAAARGCAVNLLAQVKAALGDLDKVVRVVRLGGFINSAPDFLDGPKVLNGASDLMVAAFGDKGRHARTTVGVASLPADAAVEVEGLFEVA from the coding sequence ATGGCGGGCACGGTTGAGCAGAAACTGGCGGAACAGGGCATCAAGCTGCACGAGGCCCCCACCCCTGTGGCCAACTACGTGCCATTTGTGCGCACCGGCAATTTGCTGTTCGTCTCCGGCCAGGTCTGCTTCGATCCCGCCGGCAAGCTGATCGCCAAGGGCAAACTGGGCGCCGATGTCTCGATCGAACAGGGCGCGGCAGCGGCGCGCGGCTGCGCCGTCAACCTGCTGGCCCAGGTCAAGGCGGCGCTCGGCGACCTCGACAAGGTCGTACGTGTGGTGCGCCTCGGCGGCTTCATCAACTCGGCGCCCGATTTCCTGGACGGGCCGAAGGTGCTCAACGGAGCCTCCGACCTGATGGTCGCGGCCTTCGGTGACAAGGGCCGCCACGCCCGCACCACCGTCGGCGTCGCCTCGCTGCCCGCGGATGCGGCGGTCGAGGTCGAAGGCCTGTTCGAGGTCGCCTGA
- a CDS encoding glycerophosphodiester phosphodiesterase, with amino-acid sequence MRAPDWLTARPVAHRGLHDISRSVVENMPGAVQAAIAGNFSIEVDIQLSADGEAMVHHDHELGRLAEATGELIEKSAAELKGLTFKDTAERMMSLSDLCAMVAGRVPLVIEVKSHFGGDRKLVKRMAEVLASYDGPAVGMSFDPDQVLALRELLPSRPRGIVAQRTYEDEYWAKLTQEQRDSMLYLRHGLQTQPHFVAFKVDHLPAPAPWIARNVFGCALLGWTVRTPEQRTRAGQYADQMIFEGFVP; translated from the coding sequence TTGCGTGCTCCTGATTGGCTGACAGCCCGCCCGGTCGCCCATCGCGGCCTGCATGACATTTCCCGTAGCGTCGTCGAAAACATGCCGGGCGCGGTGCAGGCTGCGATCGCTGGCAATTTTTCGATCGAGGTGGACATCCAGCTCTCCGCCGACGGCGAGGCCATGGTGCATCACGACCATGAGCTCGGCCGCCTCGCCGAGGCCACCGGCGAGCTGATCGAGAAAAGCGCGGCCGAGCTGAAGGGCCTCACGTTCAAGGACACGGCCGAGCGAATGATGTCGCTGTCGGACCTCTGCGCCATGGTCGCCGGCCGCGTACCGCTGGTGATCGAGGTGAAGAGCCATTTTGGCGGCGACCGCAAGCTGGTGAAGCGGATGGCCGAGGTACTGGCATCCTACGATGGCCCCGCCGTCGGCATGTCCTTCGATCCCGACCAGGTGCTGGCGCTGCGCGAGCTTTTGCCCTCACGCCCACGCGGCATCGTCGCGCAGCGGACATATGAGGACGAGTATTGGGCGAAGCTGACGCAGGAGCAGCGCGACAGCATGCTGTACCTGCGCCACGGCTTGCAGACCCAGCCGCATTTCGTCGCCTTCAAGGTCGACCATTTGCCGGCCCCTGCCCCCTGGATCGCCCGCAATGTGTTCGGCTGCGCCCTGCTCGGCTGGACGGTGCGCACGCCCGAGCAGCGGACGCGCGCCGGGCAGTATGCGGATCAGATGATCTTTGAGGGGTTCGTGCCGTAG
- a CDS encoding GNAT family N-acetyltransferase: MASSEITLEAVPSIGEVSAEDWDACANPGKACNGHGKGTSSGLPGFSAGLLKPAYNPFVSHAFLSAVEKSGSATIRTGWGPRHLVAKIDGRVAGVVPCYLKSHSQGEYVFDRGWAEAYERAGGRYYPKLQVSVPFTPATGPRLLIRDGVDRERIAEALASGLVALCGVSKASSVHVTFAREAEWRLLGEHGFLQRTDQQFHWHNQGFATFDDFLGTLNSRHRKSIKRERRDALAAGITIHCLTGSDITEDAWDAFFDFYTETGSRKWGRPYLTREFFSLIGETMSEDVLLVMARRNDRWIAGAINFIGSDTLFGRNWGAVEHHPFLHFEVCYYQAIDFAIKHGLGYVEAGAQGEHKIARGYLPQTTHSAHFIADPGLRRAIDDYLKRERAYVAEAGRELAEMGPFRKDADEAP; this comes from the coding sequence ATGGCATCATCCGAAATCACGCTTGAGGCCGTACCATCCATTGGCGAAGTCTCCGCTGAGGATTGGGACGCCTGCGCAAATCCCGGCAAGGCTTGCAACGGGCATGGCAAGGGAACCTCATCCGGGCTCCCAGGCTTTTCCGCCGGCCTGTTAAAACCTGCGTATAACCCCTTCGTCTCGCACGCGTTTCTCTCTGCTGTTGAGAAGTCGGGTTCGGCGACCATACGCACCGGCTGGGGACCTCGGCACCTCGTGGCCAAAATCGATGGCCGCGTCGCAGGCGTCGTGCCCTGCTATCTGAAATCGCATTCGCAAGGAGAATACGTCTTCGACCGCGGCTGGGCGGAAGCCTATGAGCGGGCCGGCGGACGCTATTATCCAAAACTCCAGGTCTCGGTTCCCTTCACCCCTGCGACGGGGCCGCGGCTCCTGATCCGCGACGGCGTCGACCGCGAGCGCATCGCGGAGGCGCTGGCGAGCGGGCTGGTGGCGCTGTGCGGCGTCAGCAAGGCCTCCTCCGTCCACGTCACCTTCGCGCGCGAAGCCGAATGGAGGCTGCTCGGGGAGCACGGCTTCCTGCAACGGACCGATCAGCAGTTTCACTGGCACAACCAGGGTTTTGCGACCTTCGACGATTTCCTCGGCACGCTGAACTCGCGCCACCGCAAGTCGATCAAGCGCGAGCGCCGCGACGCGCTTGCCGCCGGCATTACCATCCACTGCCTCACGGGCAGCGACATCACCGAGGATGCCTGGGACGCGTTCTTCGATTTCTACACGGAGACCGGCTCGCGCAAATGGGGCCGGCCGTATCTGACGCGCGAATTCTTCTCGCTGATCGGCGAGACCATGAGCGAGGACGTGCTGCTGGTGATGGCCCGCCGCAATGACCGCTGGATCGCTGGCGCGATCAACTTCATCGGCTCGGACACGCTGTTCGGCCGCAACTGGGGTGCGGTCGAGCATCACCCGTTCCTGCATTTCGAGGTCTGCTACTACCAGGCGATCGATTTCGCGATCAAGCACGGGCTTGGGTATGTCGAGGCTGGCGCGCAAGGCGAGCACAAGATCGCGCGCGGCTACCTGCCACAAACCACCCATTCCGCCCACTTCATCGCCGATCCCGGTCTACGCCGCGCCATCGACGATTACCTCAAGCGCGAGCGCGCCTATGTCGCGGAGGCCGGACGGGAGCTCGCCGAGATGGGACCGTTCCGGAAAGACGCCGACGAGGCGCCTTGA
- a CDS encoding HIT domain-containing protein, with product MTAYDPNNIFAKILRGEFSCHKVYEDEHVFAFLDIMPRVSGHTLVIPKAPARNILDVTPDDYAHVARGAHKIAAAAMTAFKADGITVQQFNEPAGGQVVFHLHMHVMPRHDGVAMLPPASRKEDVNVLEENASKLIAALKAG from the coding sequence ATGACCGCCTACGACCCCAACAACATTTTTGCAAAGATCCTGCGCGGCGAGTTTTCTTGCCACAAGGTCTATGAGGACGAGCACGTGTTCGCCTTCCTCGACATCATGCCGCGTGTGTCCGGCCATACGCTCGTGATCCCAAAAGCCCCTGCCCGCAACATCCTCGACGTCACGCCTGACGACTACGCCCACGTCGCCCGCGGCGCGCACAAGATCGCGGCCGCCGCGATGACGGCGTTCAAGGCCGATGGCATCACCGTCCAGCAATTCAATGAGCCCGCCGGCGGACAGGTGGTGTTTCACCTGCACATGCACGTGATGCCGCGCCACGACGGCGTCGCGATGCTGCCGCCCGCCAGCCGCAAGGAGGACGTCAACGTGCTGGAAGAGAACGCCAGCAAGCTGATCGCGGCGTTGAAGGCGGGTTAG
- the tsaA gene encoding tRNA (N6-threonylcarbamoyladenosine(37)-N6)-methyltransferase TrmO, giving the protein MVRENELREGEVAIDLPPTQDAGLVFIGRIRTPWTSRLETPRQGRHDGPVCRLEIFDLFVPAIKGVDFYSNLEVLYWLDKSRRDIVLQSPKNNQNTRGTFSLRSPVRPNPIGTSIVKLVGIEGNAILVRGLDCIDNTPLIDLKPDRCEFTPLAAPQAGDFETE; this is encoded by the coding sequence ATGGTTCGCGAAAACGAACTGCGCGAGGGCGAGGTCGCCATCGACCTGCCGCCGACGCAGGATGCCGGCCTCGTCTTCATCGGCCGTATTCGAACCCCCTGGACCTCCCGGCTGGAGACGCCGCGGCAGGGGCGGCACGATGGCCCGGTGTGCCGGCTCGAAATCTTCGATCTCTTCGTGCCCGCGATCAAGGGCGTCGACTTCTACAGCAATCTCGAGGTGCTCTACTGGCTTGACAAGTCGCGCCGCGACATAGTCCTGCAAAGTCCGAAGAACAACCAGAACACGCGCGGCACCTTCTCGCTGCGCTCGCCGGTCAGGCCGAACCCGATCGGCACCTCGATCGTGAAGCTCGTCGGCATCGAGGGTAATGCGATCCTGGTGCGGGGCCTCGACTGCATCGACAACACGCCGCTGATCGACCTCAAGCCCGACCGCTGCGAGTTCACGCCGCTCGCCGCGCCGCAGGCGGGGGATTTCGAGACGGAGTGA
- a CDS encoding AzlD domain-containing protein, whose protein sequence is MNFAQLIGDWHALAVLFVAGVVPNQIWRMLGLWFGGGIDEGSELLVWVRAVATAILAGVIAQIVVEPPGALASVPDVLRYGAVGAGLIVFLLTRRSIFAGVVAGEVFMLAGKWWLG, encoded by the coding sequence ATGAACTTCGCGCAGCTCATCGGTGACTGGCACGCGCTGGCCGTGCTGTTCGTCGCCGGCGTCGTTCCCAACCAGATATGGCGCATGCTGGGCCTGTGGTTCGGCGGTGGCATCGACGAAGGCTCCGAGCTCCTGGTCTGGGTGAGAGCGGTCGCGACCGCGATTCTGGCCGGTGTCATCGCCCAGATCGTGGTCGAGCCGCCCGGCGCGCTCGCCAGCGTGCCGGACGTGTTGCGGTATGGTGCGGTGGGCGCCGGCCTCATCGTCTTCCTGCTGACGCGCCGCTCGATCTTTGCAGGCGTGGTCGCCGGCGAAGTCTTCATGCTGGCCGGCAAGTGGTGGTTGGGTTAA
- a CDS encoding AzlC family ABC transporter permease produces the protein MAFPPLDSPEWQSSWRAFAWGLRSITQTILTVVLFVTYLGIGALAHDSHFSLAWALASTLFVWAGPAQIILITTLGSGATIIQSAIAVTVSAIRLFPMVVSVLPLMRTPTTKRREMIFAAHLTAVTLWVECHRFLPRVPRERRIAFVHGLGCGLVSVCLCANTVGYFLAANLTQTLGAAILLLTPLSFLFSTARNSREIADVVALALGILLYPLAAKMNSGLDILVSGLVAGTIAYCVHWWREVRA, from the coding sequence GTGGCGTTTCCTCCGCTCGATTCACCTGAATGGCAAAGCTCCTGGCGCGCCTTTGCATGGGGGCTGCGCTCGATCACGCAGACGATCCTCACCGTCGTCCTGTTCGTGACCTATCTCGGCATCGGCGCGCTCGCCCACGATTCGCATTTCAGCCTGGCCTGGGCGCTGGCTTCGACGCTGTTCGTCTGGGCCGGGCCGGCGCAGATCATTCTGATCACCACGCTCGGCTCAGGCGCGACCATCATTCAGTCCGCGATCGCGGTGACCGTCAGCGCCATCCGCCTGTTCCCGATGGTGGTGTCGGTGTTGCCTCTGATGCGTACACCGACGACGAAACGGCGGGAGATGATCTTTGCCGCACACCTCACCGCGGTGACGTTGTGGGTCGAATGCCATCGCTTCCTGCCGCGGGTGCCGCGCGAGCGGCGGATCGCCTTTGTCCACGGGCTCGGCTGCGGCCTGGTCTCGGTGTGCCTCTGCGCCAATACGGTCGGCTATTTCCTGGCCGCCAATTTGACGCAGACGCTGGGCGCCGCGATCCTCCTGCTGACGCCGCTGTCCTTCCTGTTCTCGACCGCGCGCAACAGCCGCGAGATCGCGGACGTCGTCGCGCTCGCGTTGGGGATATTGCTTTATCCGCTGGCCGCGAAGATGAACTCCGGCCTCGACATCCTCGTCAGCGGCCTCGTTGCCGGCACCATCGCCTATTGCGTGCACTGGTGGCGCGAGGTGCGCGCATGA
- a CDS encoding lytic transglycosylase domain-containing protein: MPPQKPPDAHESDTRESICLIIEAAARDANLPLEFFARVIWQESRFQTDAVGPVTRSGDRAQGIAQFMPGTANERGLLNPFNPVQALPKSAEFLNELRNQLGNLGLAAAAYNAGPRRVQEWLAGTGGMPDQTRNYVFAITGATVETWAKAGATGKGPPSGPPTSCRDLMALLKRAPNPFVAELEQHVELAAAKIWGVQLAAGFDRNRALAMYSRAVTRLSAVIGERDPSLLSSVMRSRGTRAFYQVRIGADTRTEADDLCNRIRKAAGACFVLKNRGVSG; this comes from the coding sequence ATGCCGCCGCAAAAGCCTCCGGATGCGCATGAGAGCGACACGCGGGAGTCGATCTGCCTGATCATCGAGGCGGCCGCGCGCGACGCCAATCTGCCGCTGGAATTCTTTGCCCGGGTGATCTGGCAGGAGAGCCGCTTTCAGACCGATGCGGTGGGACCGGTGACGCGCAGTGGCGACCGCGCGCAGGGGATCGCGCAGTTCATGCCGGGCACTGCGAACGAGCGCGGGTTGCTCAACCCCTTCAATCCGGTGCAGGCGCTGCCGAAGTCGGCGGAGTTCTTGAACGAGCTGCGCAACCAGCTCGGCAATCTCGGTTTGGCCGCGGCCGCCTACAACGCGGGACCGCGGCGGGTGCAGGAGTGGCTCGCCGGCACCGGCGGCATGCCTGATCAGACCCGCAACTACGTTTTCGCCATCACCGGGGCGACGGTCGAGACGTGGGCTAAGGCCGGCGCGACCGGCAAGGGGCCGCCAAGCGGACCGCCGACAAGCTGCCGCGATTTGATGGCGCTTTTGAAGCGGGCGCCAAACCCGTTCGTCGCCGAGCTCGAACAGCATGTGGAGCTCGCCGCTGCAAAAATCTGGGGCGTGCAGCTCGCCGCCGGATTCGATCGCAACAGGGCGCTAGCGATGTATTCCCGCGCAGTCACACGGTTGAGCGCCGTGATCGGCGAGCGCGATCCGAGCTTGCTGTCGTCTGTGATGCGCAGCCGCGGCACGCGCGCCTTCTATCAGGTGCGCATTGGTGCTGATACGCGTACCGAGGCGGATGATCTCTGTAACCGCATACGCAAGGCGGCTGGAGCCTGCTTCGTGCTGAAGAACAGGGGTGTGAGCGGGTAG